The genome window TTGGAGAGAAAGAAAAACTTCCATCAATCGATCTGGAATAAGAGCATATCCCAATCTCAATCCAGGAAACAAGACCTGACTGAAAGACCCAAGATAGAGTACTCTCTCTGAATTTTCCATAGCCTTGAGAGCCGAGACACTTGCCTCACCATAACGTAATTCCCCGTAAGCATCATCTTCCAATATCCAAAATCCATTTTGGGAACTCGCCTGCAAAATCATCTGCCGAACTGCAACAGAAATGGTCTTTCCCGTAGGGTTTTGAAAACTGGGAACCAAATATAACACATCAGATCCAGACAGGCATTCATACCACGTTTCAGTTATTTCTTCAAGAGGCGGCAGCACTTCAATACATACCCCTTCAGAACGAGCAATCATTACAGCGTCAGGGTAGGTCAATTTTTCCACCCACATTTTTCGTATACCAATATTTTTTAGGGCTTCAATAGAAAGAGCCAAACCGTGGCGTCCCCCTGCAGTGACAAAAACATCTTTCCAAGATGCAGGGATTCCCCTTGATGCGCTGTGTTCAACTAAAACTTGTCTAAGAGAGTTAAGTCCAGCATGTGGTGCTTCACATAAAGCATTATGTCCCCAAAAAGCAAGAACATCCCGTGCAATACGTGATAAGTCTAAAGAAGGAATAAGATCTGCAGAAGGTCGAACTGTATCTAGATTCCAATATGTATCGGTTTCTTCTTCTATGCTCTCTTTCTCTATCACTTTTGGGGTGACATATGTTCCACTTCTCCCACGCTCTATAACATAGCCATAGTCAGATAAAAGCGAGTACGCCTCTGTGACTGTAACCCTTCCGACACCAAGATCTTTAGCTAATTTTCTAGACCCCGGCAATTTCAAACCTGCCGGTAAGGCTCCTTTTTCTATCATTTTTTTAAGATGAAAAGCTATTTGCCGATATAAAGGTGTTTCAGATTCGTGATCAAGAGGAATTTCGATCATTATATTTACCCCTTTTAAAAAATGTATTTATTTCAACAAAACATTATAGCTAATTAAAATGCGAAATTGTTACGTTGCAAAAAAAGAACATTCAACAGATACTATCAAGAGATATGATCAATTACATAAATACGGAGTGAGATAAAATGAAATATGAGAAAAATTCATATTTTTCCCATGACGTGTCAAAAGATGTTTCTTTAAAAGATACAGATTTATTGTACCGTCAACTTTTTTACAGAATTTTTGACCCGCTCGCATTATATAAAGTTAACTACGACGCGAAAGGAAAGGCAACCAGCGTTGTTTTTCTCGATATCAACCCTGCATATGAACGTGTAATGGGGGTCAAAAGACAAAATATTATCGGGCGGTCTTTTAGCGAAGTCTGGGGGGCTTCAGAAAAGGAATGGCACGATATAGTTTTACAAGTTGCAAAAACAGGAAAATCAACTCATTACGAAGGACTTAGTCCAGCGACAGGAAAGTATCTTCATGCTTTGGCGTTCAGCCCACTGGAACGTCAAGTAGCTGTGATCTTCCTTGATCTAACAGAATGGAAACGCTCAGAAGATGCCTTGCAACGAAGTGAAGCACGACTTATAGAGTACAGGGAAGAACTTAGAAACCTGGCAGCACAACTTTCGCTAACAGAAGAAGCTACGCGCCGCAAATTTGCAACAGACCTTCATGACCGTGTGGGGTATTCTTTGGCAACTATTATGCATCGCCTTGAAAAGTTAAGCAAAGAAGCTCCCAGTGAATCTTTTAAAAAAGAGATAGAAAATACAATGGGAATGCTCAGTGATGTTATTCAGGATACTAGAGCAATGACTTTCGAGATAAGTTCCCCTATTCTCTATGAAGTAGGTCTTGAGGCCGCCCTGGAATCTCTCACCGAACAACTTCTACGTCCGCGAAACATTACTTATGATTTTAAGCAAAACGGCATTCCAAGCCATACAATAGATAAGAATATCAGTATCTTACTCTATCAAATGACTCGTGAACTTCTCATAAATGTAATCAAGCACTCAGAAGCAAGTCATGTATCAGTACGTGTCTATCGGGGACAAAAAAGAGTGCGAGTTGTTGTCGAAGATAACGGAAAAGGGTTTAAAAAACAAAACGAACCACACTGGGGGAAATGGTCTGGCTATGGCCTTTTTAGTATTCGCGAGAGGCTTCACACTATAGACGGTTCAATTCAAATCATCTCTGAACCTGAAAAAGGAACAACCATTTCTCTTGTTGCACCAACACATATGGAGATTCGTAAGGGGGCATTCGCATGAATAAGAAAATACGCATCCTTCTCGCCGACGATCATAAAATTTTTCTCGATGGACTGAAAGATTTACTCATAAAAGAAGAAAATTTCAGCGTCATTGCCATTGCTGAAAATGGCCTGGAAGTTTTGGAGCTTATCCCCCAAAGCCAACCCGATATTATCATCATGGATGTGACAATGCCAGGCCTCAACGGTATCGAAGCAACACGTATAATATCGAAAAAGTACCCTAATATAAAGATTATTGCACTATCTATGCACTCAGATAAACGAATTATTTCAGAAATTTTAAGTGCAGGTGCACGAGGCTATATCTTAAAGGAGTGCAGCATTTCAGAGTTCGTACAAGGCATTAAGACTGTTATGGAAGAAAATGTCTACCTTACTCCTAAAGTTTCAACTATACTGCTTGAAGATTATTTACGTCTTCGCAATGAAGCCTTCCACCCACAAGAAAATAAGCTTTCTCCTCGGGAAGCAGAAGTTTTGAAGCTCTTAGTAGAAGGCAAAAATACGAAAAAAATTGCTTCTGAATTATCTATTAGTAAAAACACTGTCGACACTCACAGAAGAAATATTATGGATAAACTTGGTTGTGCAAACATGGCGGAACTTACCCGATACGCTCTCCGAGAGGGACTTGTCGACTTAGACGAAGACCTATAGTGTTTTTTGTGAATAGGAAATCATACTTTTACTTATAGCGTCTAACACCTTCTTCTTTTTATACTTAGCCTGCGAAAACAAAAAAATAGTTTGTTTTCGTCTTCGCAAGTGAAAACGAAAACAAGTTCAAAGAAGGCGGAAGGAGGTGTAACTATGGCTCCATTTGAAGGCAAAAAGTTTGTACTTCTTGGTGAAAGAGACGGTATAGCCGGTCCTGTTATGGAAACAATTCTCAAATCCATAGGATGTGAGGTTGTTTTTTCTGTAACTGAATGCTTCGTTTGAACCGCAGCAGGTGCAATGGATTTGCAAAATCAACAGCGAGTTAAAGATGCCGCAGATAAATTTGGTCCAGAAAACGTAGTCGTTGTTCTTGGAAGTTCCGATGCAGAAGGCGCTGAAATTTACGCTGAAACTGTTACCGCTGGAGATCCTACATTTGCAGGTCCATTAGCAGGAGTCCCGTTGGGACTCGCAGTTTTTCACATTTTTGATCCCCTATTTAAAGACAAAATTGATCAGGCTGTATGGGAAGAACAGCTTGGCATGATGGAAATGGTACTGGACGTCGATGCTCTCGTCGAAGCTGTTAAAGGCATGCGAGAAGAACATAGCCAGTATCCTTTATAGGTCTGTTGTGTTCCGGCAACAGATCTTTTGTTGCTGGAACTTTACGGCTCGATAAGAGCTACTCCCAAAAGTGAAAGGAAGCGTGACTCGATGAAACTCGAGATCGGAAAGTTTTTTGTGAAAGATATCGTTTTCGGAGACGAAACAGCTTACAACAACGGTATTCTCACTATAAATAAAGAAGAAGCGTTGCAAGTCGTTATGGAAGACAGCCACATGACCGAAGCCGATCTTCATATCGTCCGTCCAGGAGATGAAGTTCGTCTTGTACCTGTAAAAGATGCCTTTGAGATGCGTTGCAAAGTCTCTGGAAGTGAAGGAGTTTACCCTGGTTGCACATCTCCTGTTGCTCCAGTAGGTTTTGGTCGCACGCATGCCTTGGCTGGTTGTTCTCTCCTTGTTGTAGGAAAGCACTGGGGCTCATTCCAGGATGGCCTTATCGATATGAGCGGTCCCGCACAGAGAAATACCATTTACGGTTTGATGCCTAACCTCGTTCTCGTTGGTGACACAGATGAAGAGTTCGAGCGTCGCGAGCAGCAGAAGAAAAACAAAGCTCTTCGCTGGGCTGGTATGAGACTCTCTGAGTATGTCGGCCGCTGTGTAAAAGATATGACACCTGAAAGCATTGAAACATGGGATCTTGAACCAGTTAACAGAAGAACTTCCGAAGTACAGCAATTACCTTCAGTTGTGTACGTAGCTCAGCCTCAAACGCAGATGGAAGCCATGGGATACAACACTCTTGTTTACGGTTGGGATGGAAACCATATGCTCCCCACCTTTATGCATCCCAATGAAATTTTAGACGGAGCTGTCGTCTCTGGAAGTTTCATGCCTGTATCATCAAAAATCTCTACCTATGAATGGGTTAACAATCCAACAGTTAAGCGTCTTATGAAGGAACATGGAAAAACTATCAACTTCCTAGGCGTCATTATGTCAAACCTTAATGTTGTTATGGAAGAAAAAATTCGTTCAGCCAATATGGTAGCACGTATGGCATTAAACCTTGGTGCTGATGGGGCAATCGTAGCTGAAGAAGGATATGGAAACCCCGACGTAGACTATATTCAGACAATAGTTGAGCTTGAAAACGTCGGGATAAAAACAGTCGGACTCTCCAACGAGTGTACAGGTCGAGATGGAGCCTCTCAGCCCCTCGTTGCCCTTGATGAAAAGGCTACAGCCCTCGTATCATCAGGAAACGTTTCTCAGATTCATGAACTTCCTCCGATGAAAACAGTTCTCGGAGAACTTGAATCTCTTGCACGTGACGGACTTTCTGGTGGATGGGAAGGATGCGTTCGAGAAGACGGGTCCATAATCATGGAGAATAACGCTATGTTCTGCGCTGATCATATCAGTGGATTCTCCGTAAAAACCTGTGCAGACTTCTAGGAGAGGTGAATTCCTGATGAAAAAAACTATCCATTATATAAATCAGTTTTTTGGACAAATAGGCGGCGAAGACAAGGCTGATTTTGAACCTGTTATTCATGAAGGAACAGTAGGTCCCAGCCTGTTATTAGATCAGAGCATGAAAGAAGTTTCAGTAACTCATACAGTGATCTGCGGAGATAACTTCATGGCATCTCACCCAGAAGAAGCTGTTTCCAGAATTCTCAGCATGCTTGAAGGCCTTGAATTTGACATGTTTATAGCTGGTCCAGCATTCCTTGCTGGTCGTTATGGAACAGCCTGCGGAACAATATGCAAAGCTGTACAGGAAAAATTCAACGTGCCCGTATTCAGTTCCATGAATGTTGAGAACCCTGGAGTAGAAATGTTTAAAGGACATCTTTATATCTTTGAAGGTGGACGAAGAGCGACCTACATGAAACAGGATATAGAAAAGCTTGCCTCTTTTGCAGATAAAATTGCAAAGGGTGAAAAGATTCTTCCTGCTTCTATAGAGGGCTATTTCCCCCGTGGAATACGTCACGAAGTCTTCCTTGAAGATTTAGGCCTTGAGCCTAAGATGGCAGCGGATAGAGCTGTCGACATGCTCGTCAAAAAACTTACAGGGCAAGAGTTTATAACAGAACTTCCTATTCCAAAGCAGGATCGAGTAGACATTGCTCCTGCCGTAGCAGATCTTCGAAAGGTTAAAATTGCTCTCGTTACTTCTGGCGGTATCGTTCCTCGAGAGAACCCTGATCATATTCAGTCTTGCTCTGCAACAAAATGGGGCGAATATGATGTTTCCAAGCTTGATAGACTACCTGCCCCAGAATATAAAACCATACATGCCGGGTATGACCCTGAGCAGGCAGATAAAAATCCTAACGTAGTTGTTCCCCTTGATGCTATTCGCGCATATCAAAAAGAAGGTCGTATAGGTGAAGTCGATGATTACTTCTATACAACTGTAGGGACAGGAACAACACAGGGTGAAGCTGCACGTATGGGTAAAGAAATAGCAGAAAAGCTCAAAGAAAGAGGCGTAAGTGCTGTTATTCTGACATCCACCTGAGGAACCTGTACTCGTTGCGGGTCAACGATGGCAAAAGAAATTGAAAGAGCAGGTCTTCCAGTCGTAGTTATGTGTAACCTCGTAAATATTGCTAAAACTGTTGGAGTCAACCGTATCGTTCCTACAGTTTCGGTTCCTTATCCTCTCGGCAATCCAGCTCTTCTTCCTGAAGATGAGTGGAAGCTACGATATCATCGAGTAGGAGTGGCACTGGGCGCTCTCGAAACTGATATTTCTGATCAGACTGTATTTCCAGTTAAAATCTAGCTTCTAATAACAATGAGGAGGGCAATAAACTCGCCCCCCTCATTGTATATAAAATGGCAGAGAGGTGTCGTGAAATGAATAACGAATCAAAAAACAATTCTGTCTACATTATTTCTATGATATTTACTTTAATCATTGTTGCCTGGGGACTTTTTTCTCCGTCAACTTTTGATTCTGCAGCTAAAGGACTTTTCAACTTCCTCATTCAAGATTTTGGATGGGGATACATGTTGGCTATGAGCATTTTCGTAGTTTTCCCCATCTGCCTTGCTTGCAGCCGTTTTGGAAAATTAAAATTAGGACCAGATGATTCTAAACCTGAATTCAGTACAATTTCGTGGTTCGCTATGCTTTTTTCCGCAGGAATGGGTATTGGCCTTGTATTTTATGGTGTAGGTGAACCTGTCTTTCACTTTCTCAATCCTCCTTTCGGAGCAGAACCAGGCTCAGTAAAAGCAGCAACTGATGCCATGAGGATTTCTTTTTTCCACTGGGGTCTTCACCCATGGGCCAACTATAGCGTTATCGCTCTTCCTCTGGCCTATTTCCAATTTAGAAAGAATGCACCAGGACTCATCAGCAGTCTCTTCCTTCCCGTTTTGGGAGAAGAGGGTGTTCGGGGCCCTATTGGTAAAGCCATAGATATTCTCGCAATTTTCGCTACAGTAGCAGGTATTGCCACATCGTTAGGTCTTGGCGTACTCCAAATTAATAGTGGTTTAAAATATCTCTTCGGCATTCCCCAAACGATTATGGTTCAGTTTATCATTATTCTCGTTTTAGGAATTTTATACACGGGTTCCGCCATATCTGGACTGGAAAAGGGTATTAAGCTTATATCTAATCTCAATCTTTTCATTGCCTGTTTGCTTGCGGTAAGCCTCTTCTTGCTCGGACCAACTATTGCCATTATAGAATCTCTCTTAACTGGTATAGGCGAATATCTCGCTAATGTTATTCCAGAAAGCTTTGTTATGGCACCATATGGTGGCGGCTATAAAGAGTGGATGGGTGGTTGGACACTCTTCTACTGGGCATGGTGGATAGCCTGGGCTCCTTTTGTAGGCTCCTTCATAGCTCGCATATCAAAAGGAAGAACGATCCGTGAATTTGTAACAGGTGTTCTCATAGTGCCAGCTCTCGGAAGTTTTACATGGTTTGCCATTTTTGGCACGTCCGGACTTCACTTGGAATTAAGTGGAATAGCTCAAATTGCATCAAAGGTCAGTGCGGATATTTCCACTGGAGTTTTTGAAATGTACAGCCATTACCCTCTTGGAATGGTTATGTCGATTATTATGGTCGTCCTCATTTCTACTTTCTTTATTACATCTGCAAACTCAGCAACATTTGTACTTTCAATGTACTCTACCCGAGGAAACCTCAATCCTCCCAAATCGAAAATGGGAATTTGGGGAGTTCTTCAGGCAGCTCTTGCCTTTGTTCTTCTTATGACTGGAGGTTTGAAAGCGCTACAAATAGCGTCTATAGCTGCAGCCGCTCCTTTTGCCATCATCATGGTTCTTGCCTGTTACTCTCTTGTTAAGGCATTAAAGAAGGATGAAGAAGAAGAAAAAATAGTGCAGATTTAAAGTTTGATTCCCCCCCGAAAAAGAAACGGGTCCTTTCAAAGGGCCCGTTTCTTTATATACTCTTCTCTTTCTAGATACTTCGTATAACTGAATGTGCAACGTGAGGAAAAAGGTCATAAACCATTTCATATTTTTCATGTACATTCCTCAATGCTTCAAGGCTTAAAATCCATACGTCAAGTGGACGAGCCGGACCGATAAGGCTTTCTTCCATAGGATCAAGAATTTTATGCAAGGATAAGGCTTCCTCTTCAGTATCAACTATCCAAATAATCCAATTCAGAGAATCCTGGTCAGCAGAATCCAGATCTACATATCCGGGGATGTACATGCGACGTTGATTAAGAAGAAAAAGGTGAACCTTTCCTATTGTTTCAATATAAGAATCGACATGTTCAAAAGGTTTCGGTGCCTGGAAGCAAAAAAATTTATCTGCATTGACAAGGCCTAACACGTCATTCGGATGTTTAGGATAGTGCATATAATAAGCAAAATCGTAACGCCCCAATAGAAGAAGATCGACATAGAAAAAACTGCTCGGCACATTATTAAGTTTATGCCATTCTTTAATTTCTTCTAGTGTGCGAGGAGTCTTTTCTCTCGCCTTGACACCAGAGAGAGAAAAGTCTTCCTTCATCTTTTTAACAAGAGGGTGAGAATCGTATGTCCAGACAATATGTGATGATTCGTTCACGAAAAAATCCTTACCTGAAAGAGCTGGGGAATATTCAAGGTGAAGGCCCAAATGATAATCTTTCGCCCCCCACCGCGCAACAAAACTACGATCAAGCAAGCTCTGAAATGTTGTACGCCATAAAAAATACTTTTGTGCGGCTTCATCTAAAGATTCCTCTACCGGCACAGTTTCGCAAAACCATTGAGAGGAAAGAGTTTTAAAAACATCAATTCCTTTTGCAGATAAAAAATAACGATCAGTATTTTTATCCAAAAGCCCCTCTACATGGAGGCGACCAAGGCTTTCAGGGTCTTCTCCTGCTAAAAAAACGCTCTCTTCATTCCAACAAGGATGAAGATGATCAAAAAGTAACAGGACCATTTCGTCACTCATACCCTATCAACTCCTTCTTCTCTCTTTTTCCAAAATGCCTTTCCTCATGTATTATTATGCAAGAAAACGATTGTTTATTAAAGGAGATTAGGATATGAACTTTTCAATTGGGCAAAAAGCAGATCTTCTTATTTTCGATGTAGATGGAGTTCTCATCGATACATCCCTTTCATACCCATTTGTCGCTCAAGATAGCGTACATTGGGTCTGGAAAAATATTCTTAATCATTCCATTGACAGTAACGGTTTCACAATGGATCACTTTTACGCAGCAAAACAACACCCTTCTTTTAATGACGATTACGACATTGCATGGGTTTTTTTATGTATAACGCTGACAAAAGAAAGAGAGAATCTTGCCGATTCCGCCCCTACTCTTTTAGAGTGGAAACAACTTTTGAAAACATGCAAAGGAAGTAACGTTAAGGAATGGGTTGAAAAAAGTTTCGGAGAAAGAGTTTCTCGTCTCATGGTTCGCAGGATCTGTGAAGAATTCTATTATGGGAAAGAAGAGATGCAGACAATTACGGGAGAAAAATGCCTCTTTGTAACTTCATCTCAAGGGTACTGGAAGAGAGAAACACCAATGCTCAACTATCATTGGAAAGAATTACCCCTGCCATCTGCTATTTATACAGGCAGGCCGGAAGGCGAAATGAAGTTGGCCCTTTCATTATTAGGATGGGAGGATTTTCCCAAAGACCGCATTATAACGCCAGAATCTGGCATCACAAAACCTTCCCCCAAAGGGTTAGAAAAGCTCTGCTCCCTTTTTAAAGCTTCGTATCCTCTTTATTTTGGTGATGCAGAAAGTGACAGAAGAAGTTTTCAAGCTTTTGGAAAGGGAGCGTTTATAGCTATTGGTAATACTCTTTCTGATCATGATTTGAGATTTGAAACTACATCTCAAGCACTTGCTTCTCTCTTTGATTCGTCAAAACAGTTTTGAGACGAGAAGCCATAGCTGCCATATCTTCAGAGTAACATCCTGTCAGAACTTCTTGAAGACTGACAATGGATGTTCCGCGTTTTTGAACAGCCATACCGGCTGCCATATTCGCAAAAAGGCATGCTTCTTCTATGGGGAATTGTCCGCCAATAGTAAGGGAAAGCGCAGCTGCTACAGTATCACCAGCGCCAGATACATCGTAGACTTCCATTGAAAGAGCAGGTAAATGAAAGGTTTTATCCACACCAGCATAGGTCATTCCGTCACTTCCCTGAGTAATAAGGATACCTTCAAGAGATAAAGCCTGTCTCAGTTCCTGAGCTCCCTGCTCTACATCTTCCTGATGTAAAAGGTCCCGACCTACGAGTCGGCCTGCCTCAGAAAGATTGGGAGTCATGAGTGACGCTCCCATAAAACGATGGATATGAGGAGGTTTGGGATCAACTATAACCGGTATATGGCGGGATTGCCCCCACGATATAAGTTTTCTCGCCAAGGTGGACGTTATTGCCCCTTTTGCATAGTCTGAAAGAACAAGTACTGTAGGTAACGGGGATATGTTATCAAGGGAGGTCAAAATGCCTTCTTCTTCTTTTCGTGTCAACGAAACCTTACGTTCCCGATCAATCCGAACAACTTGCTGATTAAGAGCTAATACTCGCGTCTTTACTATTGTCGGAACTTCTGTTCTTTTCAAAGAGCACTCTACGTTAACACCCTTTTCCTTCACAACATCTAAAAGGATACTTCCCGCATGGTCAGCTCCGACAGGACAAACTAGTGTTGCCTTCCCTCCAAGTGCAACTATATTCGAAGCTACATTCGCAGCTCCTCCTGCTCTGTACTCGTCATTTCCCACTACAACGACAGGAACAGGAGCTTCTGGGGAGAGACGAGAAGCCCCTCCCCAAATATAATGATCAAGCATAGCATCGCCAATAACAACTACATGTACATTCCGCAAAAGTTCTGATAAAAAATCAAATGACTCCATTTATTATCCTTCTCTCAGTTTTCTCCTCAAAACTTTTCCTAAACTGTTACGAGGAAAATCTTCTACAAACTCATAAAGACGAGGAACCTTGTAATGGGCAAGCTGTTTTCTGCAATATGCCATCAACTCTTTTGTCGTAACAGCAGGATCGTCTCGTATAATAAACGCCTTA of Aminobacterium sp. MB27-C1 contains these proteins:
- a CDS encoding PLP-dependent aminotransferase family protein, translated to MIEIPLDHESETPLYRQIAFHLKKMIEKGALPAGLKLPGSRKLAKDLGVGRVTVTEAYSLLSDYGYVIERGRSGTYVTPKVIEKESIEEETDTYWNLDTVRPSADLIPSLDLSRIARDVLAFWGHNALCEAPHAGLNSLRQVLVEHSASRGIPASWKDVFVTAGGRHGLALSIEALKNIGIRKMWVEKLTYPDAVMIARSEGVCIEVLPPLEEITETWYECLSGSDVLYLVPSFQNPTGKTISVAVRQMILQASSQNGFWILEDDAYGELRYGEASVSALKAMENSERVLYLGSFSQVLFPGLRLGYALIPDRLMEVFLSLQASKWGPVSSLDQFIVQKFIENKGLESALESARGIMESRMKALGSALSAILPTSFFTIPDGGIYLWLHLPGLDGWDAAQKACHHGVLVTPGNVFSLDEKRVEAVRLSVCGVSSEHMNCVVQCLYDAWGSFLRPSVYL
- a CDS encoding ATP-binding protein, yielding MKYEKNSYFSHDVSKDVSLKDTDLLYRQLFYRIFDPLALYKVNYDAKGKATSVVFLDINPAYERVMGVKRQNIIGRSFSEVWGASEKEWHDIVLQVAKTGKSTHYEGLSPATGKYLHALAFSPLERQVAVIFLDLTEWKRSEDALQRSEARLIEYREELRNLAAQLSLTEEATRRKFATDLHDRVGYSLATIMHRLEKLSKEAPSESFKKEIENTMGMLSDVIQDTRAMTFEISSPILYEVGLEAALESLTEQLLRPRNITYDFKQNGIPSHTIDKNISILLYQMTRELLINVIKHSEASHVSVRVYRGQKRVRVVVEDNGKGFKKQNEPHWGKWSGYGLFSIRERLHTIDGSIQIISEPEKGTTISLVAPTHMEIRKGAFA
- a CDS encoding response regulator transcription factor, with the protein product MNKKIRILLADDHKIFLDGLKDLLIKEENFSVIAIAENGLEVLELIPQSQPDIIIMDVTMPGLNGIEATRIISKKYPNIKIIALSMHSDKRIISEILSAGARGYILKECSISEFVQGIKTVMEENVYLTPKVSTILLEDYLRLRNEAFHPQENKLSPREAEVLKLLVEGKNTKKIASELSISKNTVDTHRRNIMDKLGCANMAELTRYALREGLVDLDEDL
- the grdA gene encoding glycine/sarcosine/betaine reductase complex selenoprotein A; protein product: MAPFEGKKFVLLGERDGIAGPVMETILKSIGCEVVFSVTECFVUTAAGAMDLQNQQRVKDAADKFGPENVVVVLGSSDAEGAEIYAETVTAGDPTFAGPLAGVPLGLAVFHIFDPLFKDKIDQAVWEEQLGMMEMVLDVDALVEAVKGMREEHSQYPL
- a CDS encoding glycine/sarcosine/betaine reductase component B subunit, encoding MKLEIGKFFVKDIVFGDETAYNNGILTINKEEALQVVMEDSHMTEADLHIVRPGDEVRLVPVKDAFEMRCKVSGSEGVYPGCTSPVAPVGFGRTHALAGCSLLVVGKHWGSFQDGLIDMSGPAQRNTIYGLMPNLVLVGDTDEEFERREQQKKNKALRWAGMRLSEYVGRCVKDMTPESIETWDLEPVNRRTSEVQQLPSVVYVAQPQTQMEAMGYNTLVYGWDGNHMLPTFMHPNEILDGAVVSGSFMPVSSKISTYEWVNNPTVKRLMKEHGKTINFLGVIMSNLNVVMEEKIRSANMVARMALNLGADGAIVAEEGYGNPDVDYIQTIVELENVGIKTVGLSNECTGRDGASQPLVALDEKATALVSSGNVSQIHELPPMKTVLGELESLARDGLSGGWEGCVREDGSIIMENNAMFCADHISGFSVKTCADF
- a CDS encoding glycine/betaine/sarcosine/D-proline family reductase selenoprotein B, which translates into the protein MKKTIHYINQFFGQIGGEDKADFEPVIHEGTVGPSLLLDQSMKEVSVTHTVICGDNFMASHPEEAVSRILSMLEGLEFDMFIAGPAFLAGRYGTACGTICKAVQEKFNVPVFSSMNVENPGVEMFKGHLYIFEGGRRATYMKQDIEKLASFADKIAKGEKILPASIEGYFPRGIRHEVFLEDLGLEPKMAADRAVDMLVKKLTGQEFITELPIPKQDRVDIAPAVADLRKVKIALVTSGGIVPRENPDHIQSCSATKWGEYDVSKLDRLPAPEYKTIHAGYDPEQADKNPNVVVPLDAIRAYQKEGRIGEVDDYFYTTVGTGTTQGEAARMGKEIAEKLKERGVSAVILTSTUGTCTRCGSTMAKEIERAGLPVVVMCNLVNIAKTVGVNRIVPTVSVPYPLGNPALLPEDEWKLRYHRVGVALGALETDISDQTVFPVKI
- a CDS encoding BCCT family transporter, which encodes MNNESKNNSVYIISMIFTLIIVAWGLFSPSTFDSAAKGLFNFLIQDFGWGYMLAMSIFVVFPICLACSRFGKLKLGPDDSKPEFSTISWFAMLFSAGMGIGLVFYGVGEPVFHFLNPPFGAEPGSVKAATDAMRISFFHWGLHPWANYSVIALPLAYFQFRKNAPGLISSLFLPVLGEEGVRGPIGKAIDILAIFATVAGIATSLGLGVLQINSGLKYLFGIPQTIMVQFIIILVLGILYTGSAISGLEKGIKLISNLNLFIACLLAVSLFLLGPTIAIIESLLTGIGEYLANVIPESFVMAPYGGGYKEWMGGWTLFYWAWWIAWAPFVGSFIARISKGRTIREFVTGVLIVPALGSFTWFAIFGTSGLHLELSGIAQIASKVSADISTGVFEMYSHYPLGMVMSIIMVVLISTFFITSANSATFVLSMYSTRGNLNPPKSKMGIWGVLQAALAFVLLMTGGLKALQIASIAAAAPFAIIMVLACYSLVKALKKDEEEEKIVQI
- a CDS encoding HAD family hydrolase, with translation MNFSIGQKADLLIFDVDGVLIDTSLSYPFVAQDSVHWVWKNILNHSIDSNGFTMDHFYAAKQHPSFNDDYDIAWVFLCITLTKERENLADSAPTLLEWKQLLKTCKGSNVKEWVEKSFGERVSRLMVRRICEEFYYGKEEMQTITGEKCLFVTSSQGYWKRETPMLNYHWKELPLPSAIYTGRPEGEMKLALSLLGWEDFPKDRIITPESGITKPSPKGLEKLCSLFKASYPLYFGDAESDRRSFQAFGKGAFIAIGNTLSDHDLRFETTSQALASLFDSSKQF
- a CDS encoding bifunctional heptose 7-phosphate kinase/heptose 1-phosphate adenyltransferase; its protein translation is MESFDFLSELLRNVHVVVIGDAMLDHYIWGGASRLSPEAPVPVVVVGNDEYRAGGAANVASNIVALGGKATLVCPVGADHAGSILLDVVKEKGVNVECSLKRTEVPTIVKTRVLALNQQVVRIDRERKVSLTRKEEEGILTSLDNISPLPTVLVLSDYAKGAITSTLARKLISWGQSRHIPVIVDPKPPHIHRFMGASLMTPNLSEAGRLVGRDLLHQEDVEQGAQELRQALSLEGILITQGSDGMTYAGVDKTFHLPALSMEVYDVSGAGDTVAAALSLTIGGQFPIEEACLFANMAAGMAVQKRGTSIVSLQEVLTGCYSEDMAAMASRLKTVLTNQREKQVLEM